One window of Manihot esculenta cultivar AM560-2 chromosome 17, M.esculenta_v8, whole genome shotgun sequence genomic DNA carries:
- the LOC110604606 gene encoding non-functional NADPH-dependent codeinone reductase 2 — MASIPLASLASTGQKIPLLGFGTADFPFGEDEETVKQSVLHAIEVGYRHFDTAAAYQSEKPLGDAIAEALQRGLIKSRDELFVTSKIFCSNCHSHLVLPALQETLKNLGLAYLDLYLIHFPVSLKPGTQFPFTPGDILVMDFEGVWKAMEECQSLGLTKSIGVSNFTCKKIEKLLATASIPPAVNQVEMNVFWPQKQLRKLCEEKGIHITAYSALGTKGTPWELINCRPIDCDALKEIASARGKTVAQVCLRWVYQQGVSVVVKSFNKERMKENLQIFDWELSEEDLQKIDQLPQRRGHLADFFVREEGPYKSLSELWDGEL, encoded by the exons ATGGCAAGCATTCCATTGGCATCCTTAGCCTCAACGGGCCAAAAGATTCCTCTTCTGGGCTTTGGCACAGCTGACTTTCCATTTGGAGAGGATGAAGAAACTGTCAAACAATCAGTTCTCCATGCTATTGAAGTTGGCTATAGACACTTTGACACAGCTGCTGCTTACCAGTCCGAGAAGCCTCTTGGCGATGCCATTGCTGAAGCTTTGCAAAGGGGTTTAATCAAATCACGCGATGAGCTTTTCGTCACCTCTAAGATCTTCTGCAGCAACTGTCACTCTCACCTCGTCCTTCCTGCTCTACAAGAGACTCTCAA GAACCTTGGATTGGCGTACCTTGATTTGTATCTGATTCACTTTCCAGTGAGTTTGAAGCCAGGAACCCAATTCCCATTTACACCAGGTGACATTCTTGTAATGGATTTTGAGGGTGTTTGGAAGGCCATGGAAGAGTGCCAAAGTCTTGGCCTTACAAAATCAATAGGAGTTAGCAACTTTACGTGCAAGAAGATTGAGAAATTGCTAGCCACTGCAAGTATTCCTCCTGCAGTCAATCAA GTGGAGATGAACGTATTTTGGCCGCAGAAGCAGCTGAGGAAATTATGCGAGGAAAAGGGTATCCATATAACAGCGTACTCTGCACTGGGAACTAAAGGAACTCCATGGGAACTAATTAACTGTAGACCCATAGATTGTGATGCGTTGAAAGAGATTGCTAGCGCCAGGGGGAAGACTGTGGCTCAG GTGTGTCTGAGATGGGTATACCAGCAAGGAGTTAGTGTTGTTGTGAAAAGCTTTAACAAGGAAAGAATGAAAGAGAACTTGCAGATATTTGATTGGGAGCTAAGCGAGGAAGATTTACAAAAGATAGATCAACTTCCACAAAGAAGAGGGCATCTAGCTGATTTTTTCGTCAGAGAAGAAGGGCCCTACAAGTCCCTCTCTGAGCTCTGGGATGGAGAACTCTAG
- the LOC110604780 gene encoding D-galacturonate reductase, giving the protein MAVIPEITLSSCGKTMPVIGMGTSPYPPTDKETTKTALIEAIKAGYRHFDTALAYRSEEPLGEAISEALRLGLIKSRDELFITSKLWSSFADKDMVVPAIRMSLRNLQLEYLDLYLIHWPFKLSQNVRSLPTTRENIFPLDIKSVWEGMEECKTLGLTKAIGVSNFSCKKLEELLSTAKIPPPVNQVEMNPLWQQKQLREFCKGKGIHITAYSPLGANGTKWGDNRILECDVLQQIAKAKGKTTAQVALRWVHEQGVSLVAKSYNKERMKENLQIFDWSLTEEESNKISNLPQRKGVLVANILGPHDFSLELDAEI; this is encoded by the exons ATGGCAGTGATACCTGAAATAACTCTAAGCTCCTGTGGGAAAACGATGCCGGTGATCGGCATGGGAACATCACCGTATCCTCCAACTGATAAAGAAACAACAAAAACTGCCCTTATTGAAGCCATTAAAGCAGGCTACCGCCACTTCGACACTGCGTTGGCGTACAGATCAGAAGAGCCTCTTGGGGAAGCAATATCTGAGGCCTTGCGTCTGGGTCTGATCAAATCTAGAGATGAACTCTTCATCACTTCCAAGCTATGGAGCAGCTTCGCTGACAAAGATATGGTGGTGCCTGCCATCAGGATGAGCCTAAG GAATCTTCAGCTGGAATACTTGGATTTGTACCTTATACATTGGCCATTCAAATTGAGCCAAAACGTTCGTTCACTGCCAACTACAAGAGAAAATATATTTCCTTTGGACATTAAATCTGTGTGGGAAGGCATGGAAGAATGCAAAACTCTTGGCCTTACTAAGGCTATTGGTGTCAGCAATTTTTCTTGTAAGAAACTCGAGGAGCTTCTCTCCACTGCTAAAATTCCTCCACCCGTAAATCAG GTGGAGATGAACCCACTTTGGCAGCAGAAGCAACTGAGGGAGTTTTGCAAGGGAAAAGGTATTCATATTACAGCTTACTCACCGTTGGGTGCAAATGGAACTAAATGGGGTGACAACAGAATTCTAGAATGTGATGTGCTtcaacaaattgccaaagcAAAAGGCAAAACTACAGCTCAG gTTGCGCTGAGATGGGTGCATGAGCAAGGAGTGAGTTTGGTGGCAAAAAGTTACAACAAGGAGAGGATGAAGGAGAACCTACAGATCTTTGACTGGTCGTTGACCGAGGAGGAGTCGAACAAGATCAGTAACCTTCCTCAACGCAAAGGAGTTCTAGTGGCCAACATTCTAGGGCCACACGATTTTAGTCTAGAGCTTGATGCAGAGATATGA
- the LOC110605016 gene encoding transmembrane 9 superfamily member 2: MKIPSAILLLALLVSFSVTHVKSDASDHRYKDGDSVPLYANKVGPFHNPSETYRYFDLPFCVPEHLKEKTEALGEVLNGDRLVSAPYKLNFRDEKDTAVVCRKKLTKEEVAQFRSAVDKDYYFQMYYDDLPIWGFIGKVDKEGKADPSEYKYFLYKHIQFDVLYNKDRVIEVSTRMDPHSLLDLTEDKGVNAEFLYTVKWKETDTPFEKRMEKYSLSSSLPHHLEIHWFSIINSCVTVLLLTGFLATILMRVLKNDFMKYAQDEEAADDQEETGWKYIHGDVFRYPKYKSLFAAALGSGTQLFTLTVFIFMLALVGVFYPYNRGALFTALVVIYALTSGIAGYTATSLYCQLEGKNWVRNLLLTGCLFCGPLFLTFCFLNTVAIIYSATAALPFGTIVVIVLIWTLVTSPLLVLGGIAGKNSKAEFQAPCRTTKYPREIPILPWYRSALPQMAMAGFLPFSAIYIELYYIFASVWGHRIYTIYSILFIVFIILLVVTAFITVALTYFQLAAEDHEWWWRSFLCGGSTGLFIYAYCLYYYYARSDMSGFMQTSFFFGYMACICYGFFLMLGTVGFRASLLFVRHIYRSIKCE; encoded by the exons ATGAAAATTCCTTCTGCAATTCTCCTTCTCGCGCTTCTAGTCTCCTTTTCTGTAACTCACGTCAAATCGGACGCCTCCGATCACCGCTACAAGGACGGCGATTCTGTTCCCCTTTACGCCAATAAGGTCGGCCCCTTTCACAACCCCAG TGAAACGTATCGCTATTTCGATCTGCCCTTCTGTGTTCCAG AACACCTGAAAGAGAAAACAGAAGCTCTTGGTGAGGTGTTGAATGGAGATCGTTTGGTCAGTGCTCCTTACAAACTCAACTTTAGAGATGAGAAGGACACAGCAGTTGTTTGCCGGAAGAAGCTTACGAAGGAGGAAGTTGCACAATTCCGATCTGCAGTTGACAAAGACTATTACTTCCAGATGTACTATGATGATTTGCCAATTTGGGGTTTCATAGGAAAGGTTGACAAGGAAGGCAAAGCTGACCCAAGTGAATACAAGTACTTCCTTTACAAGCATATCCAGTTTGATGTTCTTTATAACAAGGACCGTGTGATTGAAGTAAGTACCCGGATGGATCCTCATTCACTGTTGGATCTGACAGAGGACAAGGGAGTTAATGCAGAGTTTCTTTATACTGTGAAATGGAAGGAAACAGATACTCCCTTCGAGAAGAGAATGGAGAAGTACTCCCTGTCTTCTTCACTGCCACATCACTTGGAGATCCATTGGTTCTCAATTATAAACTCTTGTGTGACAGTTCTCCTTTTAACTGGTTTTCTTGCTACAATTCTCATGCGGGTCTTGAAGAATGACTTCATGAA GTATGCTCAAGATGAGGAAGCTGCTGATGACCAGGAAGAGACTGGATGGAAGTACATCCATGGTGATGTATTTAGGTACCCAAAGTACAAATCTTTGTTTGCTGCTGCCCTTGGTTCTGGCACCCAGTTGTTTACACT TACTGTCTTTATTTTTATGCTTGCCTTGGTTGGCGTATTTTATCCATACAATCGAGGAGCTCTGTTTACTGCACTGGTGGTTATTTATGCACTTACTTCCGGAATTGCTGGATATACTGCAACCTCTTTATATTGTCagctggaaggaaagaactgG GTCAGGAATCTTTTGCTGACAGGATGCCTTTTCTGTGGACCTCTGTTCCTCACATTCTGCTTCCTGAACACTGTTGCCATAATTTACAGTGCGACTGCTGCATTGCCTTTTGGCACTATTGTGGTAATTGTCCTTATATGGACGCTGGTAACATCTCCATTACTCGTGTTGGGTGGTATTGCTGGCAAAAATAGCAAGGCTGAGTTTCAAGCCCCTTGTCGAACCACAAAATATCCCCGGGAGATCCCAATATTGCCATGGTACAGGAGTGCTCTTCCTCAGATGGCAATGGCTGGTTTTCTGCCTTTTAGTGCCATCTACATTGAGCTTTACTACATATTTGCCAGTGTTTGGGGTCACAGGATTTACACCATCTACAGCATCCTGTTTATTGTCTTCATTATTCTTCTGGTTGTCACGGCTTTCATAACTGTTGCCTTGACATACTTCCAACTTGCTGCTGAAGATCATGaatggtggtggag GTCTTTTCTCTGTGGTGGATCAACTGGCCTATTCATCTATGCTTACTGCTTGTATTACTATTATGCCCGGTCAGATATGTCTGGCTTCATGCAAACCTCTTTCTTCTTCGGGTACATGGCTTGCATATGCTATGGCTTCTTTCTCATGCTTGGTACGGTGGGTTTCCGTGCCTCTCTGCTCTTTGTTCGCCACATATACAGGTCGATTAAGTGTGAGTAG
- the LOC110605509 gene encoding D-galacturonate reductase isoform X1 → MAVIPEITLSSGEKTMPVIGMGTSPYAPTDKETTKIALIEAIKAGYRHFDTAFAYRSEEPLGEAISEALRLGLIKSRDELFITSKLWSSFADKDMVVPAIRMSLRNLQLEYLDLYLIHWPFKLSQNVRSLPTTRENIFPLDIKSVWEGMEECKTLGLTKAIGVSNFSCKKLEELLSTAKIPPAVNQASGKLFKRKKRKEMSVVIFSHNFFFKLQVEMNPLWQQKQLREFCKGKGIHITAYSPLGANGTKWGDNRILECDVLQQIAKAKGKTTAQVSLRWVHEQGVSLVAKSFNKERMKENLQIFDWSLTEEESNKISNLPQRKGVLSANILGPHDFSLELDAEI, encoded by the exons ATGGCAGTGATACCTGAAATAACTCTAAGCTCCGGTGAGAAAACCATGCCGGTGATCGGCATGGGAACATCACCATATGCTCCAACTGATAAAGAAACAACGAAAATTGCCCTTATTGAAGCCATTAAAGCAGGCTACCGCCACTTCGACACTGCGTTCGCGTACAGATCAGAAGAGCCTCTTGGGGAAGCAATATCTGAGGCCTTGCGTCTGGGCCTGATCAAATCTAGAGATGAACTCTTCATCACTTCCAAGCTATGGAGCAGCTTCGCTGACAAGGATATGGTGGTGCCTGCCATCAGGATGAGCCTAAG GAATCTTCAGCTGGAATATCTGGATTTGTACCTTATACACTGGCCATTCAAATTGAGCCAAAACGTTCGTTCACTGCCGACAACTAGAGAAAATATATTTCCTTTGGACATCAAATCTGTGTGGGAAGGCATGGAAGAATGCAAAACTCTTGGCCTTACTAAGGCTATTGGTGTCAGCAATTTTTCTTGTAAGAAACTCGAGGAGCTTCTCTCCACTGCTAAAATTCCTCCAGCTGTAAATCAGGCGAGTGGAAAAttatttaagagaaaaaaaagaaaagaaatgagtgttgttattttttcacataattttttttttaagttgcaGGTGGAGATGAACCCACTTTGGCAGCAGAAGCAACTGAGGGAGTTTTGCAAGGGAAAAGGTATTCATATCACAGCTTACTCACCGTTGGGTGCAAATGGAACTAAATGGGGTGACAACAGAATTCTAGAATGTGATGTGcttcaacaaattgccaaggcaAAAGGCAAGACTACAGCTCAG gtTTCGCTGAGATGGGTGCATGAGCAAGGTGTGAGTTTGGTGGCAAAAAGTTTCAACAAGGAGAGGATGAAGGAGAACCTCCAGATCTTTGATTGGTCGTTGACTGAAGAGGAGTCGAACAAGATCAGTAACCTTCCTCAACGCAAAGGAGTTCTATCGGCCAACATTCTAGGCCCACACGATTTTAGTCTAGAGCTTGATGCAGAGATATGA
- the LOC110605509 gene encoding D-galacturonate reductase isoform X2, with the protein MAVIPEITLSSGEKTMPVIGMGTSPYAPTDKETTKIALIEAIKAGYRHFDTAFAYRSEEPLGEAISEALRLGLIKSRDELFITSKLWSSFADKDMVVPAIRMSLRNLQLEYLDLYLIHWPFKLSQNVRSLPTTRENIFPLDIKSVWEGMEECKTLGLTKAIGVSNFSCKKLEELLSTAKIPPAVNQVEMNPLWQQKQLREFCKGKGIHITAYSPLGANGTKWGDNRILECDVLQQIAKAKGKTTAQVSLRWVHEQGVSLVAKSFNKERMKENLQIFDWSLTEEESNKISNLPQRKGVLSANILGPHDFSLELDAEI; encoded by the exons ATGGCAGTGATACCTGAAATAACTCTAAGCTCCGGTGAGAAAACCATGCCGGTGATCGGCATGGGAACATCACCATATGCTCCAACTGATAAAGAAACAACGAAAATTGCCCTTATTGAAGCCATTAAAGCAGGCTACCGCCACTTCGACACTGCGTTCGCGTACAGATCAGAAGAGCCTCTTGGGGAAGCAATATCTGAGGCCTTGCGTCTGGGCCTGATCAAATCTAGAGATGAACTCTTCATCACTTCCAAGCTATGGAGCAGCTTCGCTGACAAGGATATGGTGGTGCCTGCCATCAGGATGAGCCTAAG GAATCTTCAGCTGGAATATCTGGATTTGTACCTTATACACTGGCCATTCAAATTGAGCCAAAACGTTCGTTCACTGCCGACAACTAGAGAAAATATATTTCCTTTGGACATCAAATCTGTGTGGGAAGGCATGGAAGAATGCAAAACTCTTGGCCTTACTAAGGCTATTGGTGTCAGCAATTTTTCTTGTAAGAAACTCGAGGAGCTTCTCTCCACTGCTAAAATTCCTCCAGCTGTAAATCAG GTGGAGATGAACCCACTTTGGCAGCAGAAGCAACTGAGGGAGTTTTGCAAGGGAAAAGGTATTCATATCACAGCTTACTCACCGTTGGGTGCAAATGGAACTAAATGGGGTGACAACAGAATTCTAGAATGTGATGTGcttcaacaaattgccaaggcaAAAGGCAAGACTACAGCTCAG gtTTCGCTGAGATGGGTGCATGAGCAAGGTGTGAGTTTGGTGGCAAAAAGTTTCAACAAGGAGAGGATGAAGGAGAACCTCCAGATCTTTGATTGGTCGTTGACTGAAGAGGAGTCGAACAAGATCAGTAACCTTCCTCAACGCAAAGGAGTTCTATCGGCCAACATTCTAGGCCCACACGATTTTAGTCTAGAGCTTGATGCAGAGATATGA